One segment of Deinococcus metalli DNA contains the following:
- the rapZ gene encoding RNase adapter RapZ, with amino-acid sequence MPFVVVSGLSGSGKSTVLRALEDAGFFTTDNLPPELWGTLHDLARARGLRRIAVTTDARTREFLSALEDSYARLSRREENLRVLYLEAEAEVLIKRFNFTRREHPLGDTLLVDVARERDLLAPLRALADTVIDTTTLSAKDLQARVLSLLKLDHDFRLRLMSFGFKHAPPRDVDLVLDVRTLPNPYYDPELRPKTGLDPAVAAYAFEGEESEAFYASLRDFVRTAAERARAAGRHGYSVGIGCTGGQHRSVAVAARLTQDLADLNPQVTDHRDMREDLT; translated from the coding sequence ATGCCATTCGTGGTGGTGTCCGGCCTGTCGGGCAGCGGCAAGAGCACGGTGCTGCGCGCCCTGGAGGACGCCGGATTCTTCACCACGGACAACCTCCCGCCGGAGCTGTGGGGCACCCTGCACGACCTGGCGCGCGCGCGCGGCCTGCGGCGCATCGCCGTGACCACCGACGCCCGCACGCGCGAGTTCCTGAGCGCCCTGGAGGACAGCTACGCCCGGCTGTCGCGCCGCGAGGAAAACCTGCGCGTCCTGTACCTGGAGGCCGAGGCCGAGGTGCTGATCAAGCGCTTCAACTTCACGCGGCGCGAGCACCCGCTGGGCGACACGCTGCTGGTGGACGTCGCCCGCGAACGCGACCTGCTGGCGCCCCTGAGGGCTCTGGCCGACACCGTGATCGACACGACCACGCTGAGCGCGAAGGACCTCCAGGCACGGGTGCTCAGCCTGCTCAAGCTCGACCACGACTTCCGGCTGCGGCTGATGTCCTTCGGGTTCAAGCACGCCCCGCCGCGCGACGTGGACCTGGTGCTGGACGTCCGCACGCTCCCCAATCCCTACTACGACCCCGAGCTGCGCCCGAAGACGGGCCTGGACCCGGCGGTCGCCGCGTACGCCTTCGAGGGCGAGGAGTCCGAGGCCTTCTACGCCAGCCTGCGGGACTTCGTGCGCACCGCGGCCGAACGTGCCCGCGCGGCCGGACGCCACGGCTACAGCGTCGGGATCGGCTGCACCGGCGGGCAGCACCGCAGCGTGGCCGTCGCCGCCCGGCTGACACAGGATCTCGCCGACCTCAACCCACAGGTCACCGACCACCGTGACATGCGCGAGGACCTGACTTGA
- a CDS encoding MFS transporter — protein sequence MTSRAPALADHPAVSARTAPLPDRLTQATILLLSALTIMSGATIAPALPAMQAHFASTPHAALLVKLSLTIVGLVIAISAPLSGALADRHGRRPVLLWSLALYAVGGASGLVAMTLGGVLVGRVVLGLAVAGTMTAAGALVNDLFSGPARGRFLSQQAAFSSFGGALLFPIGGVLAAQSWRAPFGLYLLAALLLPLVWRLPRGVPAEVETAEGSSAAPRWGAVGVVYALALGYMVVFYLMPAQGPFLLRTLGAAPAMIGVLLGTFALTSAVTSLAYARAAGRFDPRRVAALGFALVAGGWAVVASAPALPAVVVGLILAGLGGGLVFPNLYTWLADLTPPAWRGRVTAGMSSAVFMGQFLSPLLLASPAGHEAHGFVWGAAAAVVMAAALLALSARQAIRPV from the coding sequence ATGACGTCGCGCGCCCCTGCCCTCGCGGATCACCCGGCGGTTTCTGCCCGGACCGCTCCCCTGCCCGACCGCCTGACCCAGGCCACCATCCTGCTGCTGTCCGCGCTGACCATCATGTCCGGCGCGACCATCGCCCCCGCGCTGCCCGCCATGCAGGCACACTTCGCCAGCACGCCACACGCGGCGCTGCTGGTCAAGCTCTCGCTGACCATCGTGGGCCTGGTTATCGCCATCAGCGCCCCCCTGAGCGGCGCGCTGGCCGACCGCCACGGCCGGCGCCCGGTGCTGCTGTGGTCGCTGGCGCTGTACGCCGTGGGCGGCGCGAGCGGGCTGGTCGCCATGACGCTGGGCGGCGTGCTGGTCGGGCGCGTGGTGCTGGGCCTCGCGGTGGCCGGCACCATGACGGCTGCCGGCGCGCTGGTGAACGACCTGTTCAGCGGCCCCGCGCGCGGACGCTTCCTGAGCCAGCAGGCGGCGTTCTCCAGCTTCGGCGGCGCGCTGCTGTTCCCCATCGGAGGCGTGCTCGCCGCGCAGTCGTGGCGAGCACCCTTCGGGCTGTACCTGCTGGCCGCGCTGCTGCTGCCGCTGGTGTGGAGATTGCCGCGCGGCGTCCCGGCCGAGGTCGAGACCGCCGAGGGGAGCAGCGCGGCGCCGCGCTGGGGAGCGGTCGGGGTGGTGTACGCGCTGGCGCTGGGCTACATGGTCGTCTTCTACCTGATGCCCGCCCAGGGCCCCTTCCTGCTGCGCACCCTGGGCGCGGCGCCCGCGATGATCGGGGTGCTGCTCGGCACCTTCGCGCTCACGTCCGCCGTGACCTCGCTGGCGTATGCGCGGGCCGCGGGCCGCTTCGATCCCCGGCGCGTCGCGGCGCTGGGCTTCGCGCTGGTCGCCGGGGGCTGGGCCGTCGTGGCGTCCGCGCCTGCCCTGCCGGCGGTGGTCGTGGGCCTGATCCTGGCTGGTCTGGGCGGCGGGCTGGTGTTCCCGAACCTGTACACGTGGCTGGCCGACCTGACGCCGCCCGCGTGGCGGGGCCGGGTGACGGCCGGCATGAGCAGCGCCGTGTTCATGGGCCAGTTCCTCAGCCCGCTGCTGCTCGCGTCGCCGGCCGGGCACGAGGCGCACGGCTTCGTGTGGGGCGCCGCCGCGGCTGTGGTGATGGCCGCCGCCCTGCTGGCGCTCAGCGCCCGTCAGGCGATCCGGCCCGTCTAG
- the fni gene encoding type 2 isopentenyl-diphosphate Delta-isomerase translates to MHHIEACLQPQSQYQTVTTGLDRVPWPYRALPDVNLDEVELATTFLGRRLAAPVLIGAMTGGAERAGTINRNLAVAAQRLGLGMMLGSQRVMLERPEVAGTFRVRDVAPDVLLVGNLGAAQFGLGYGVPEALRAVRDVGADALAIHANPLQEAMQAGGDTRWRGLLERLSDVIPALPFPALLKEVGHGLDVTTAHAAAGAGFAALDVAGAGGTSWARVEQLVRHGGVRSPDLCELGIPTAQALREVHAALPGMPLVASGGIRTGLDAARALALGAQVVAVARPLLEPALDSADAAEAWLSAFLRELGVALFVGGHGSVDDLRPALERPLSVSR, encoded by the coding sequence ATGCACCACATCGAGGCGTGCTTGCAGCCGCAGAGCCAGTACCAGACAGTCACGACCGGCCTGGACCGCGTGCCGTGGCCGTACCGGGCGCTGCCCGACGTGAACCTGGACGAGGTGGAGCTGGCTACCACGTTCCTGGGCCGCCGGCTGGCCGCGCCCGTGCTGATCGGCGCGATGACCGGGGGCGCCGAGCGCGCGGGAACGATCAACCGCAACCTCGCCGTCGCCGCGCAGCGCCTCGGCCTCGGCATGATGCTCGGCTCGCAGCGCGTGATGCTCGAACGCCCGGAGGTCGCCGGCACCTTCCGCGTGCGGGACGTCGCGCCGGACGTCCTGCTGGTCGGGAACCTGGGCGCCGCGCAGTTCGGCCTGGGCTACGGCGTGCCCGAGGCCCTGCGTGCTGTGCGCGACGTCGGCGCCGACGCGCTGGCGATCCATGCCAATCCGCTCCAAGAGGCCATGCAGGCGGGCGGCGACACGCGCTGGCGGGGTCTGCTGGAGCGGCTGTCGGACGTGATCCCGGCGCTGCCGTTCCCCGCGCTGCTCAAGGAAGTCGGGCACGGCCTGGACGTGACCACCGCCCACGCGGCGGCCGGCGCGGGCTTTGCGGCGCTGGACGTGGCCGGGGCCGGCGGCACGAGCTGGGCGCGGGTGGAGCAGCTCGTGCGGCACGGCGGCGTGCGCTCGCCGGACCTGTGCGAGCTGGGCATCCCGACCGCGCAGGCACTGCGGGAGGTGCACGCGGCGCTGCCCGGCATGCCGCTGGTGGCGTCCGGCGGCATCCGCACCGGCCTGGACGCCGCCCGCGCCCTGGCGCTGGGCGCGCAGGTGGTCGCGGTGGCCCGGCCGCTGCTGGAACCGGCCCTGGACAGCGCGGACGCGGCCGAGGCGTGGCTGTCGGCCTTCCTGCGCGAGCTGGGGGTCGCGCTGTTCGTGGGCGGCCACGGCAGCGTGGACGACCTGCGCCCGGCCCTGGAGCGGCCCCTGAGCGTTTCGCGCTAG
- a CDS encoding CPBP family intramembrane glutamic endopeptidase gives MTWPDTPSVPPEVHPGANVPHGAPGVRAVDGNRAALTLLIVQNVVAALGVGLDVPAGGRTVHVGLNLPLGSALLLSFAVLAVVAFTAFRPAMRALMHDTRWRTPPSWGLALAAFVLAFLVSRAFALAYVSFFPDSVSAVPQFLTTGPSLVPMLLAAGVLVPLAEEVAFRGLMLRGQERAAGFTVAALATTAAFAVAHGVPASVAGILPLAYVLARLVQHTGSVWNSVIVHALNNTLSVGLGSFLAGKNLGDATQAGAVLGSSSLKVPLAIGSLLFGVVVLVVLHLWLTPRSDPQERSAPGPWLSGAYVVIVLFGVGAMLATFPAVTQLFGSLRGATP, from the coding sequence ATGACCTGGCCGGACACTCCCTCCGTTCCCCCCGAGGTTCACCCCGGCGCGAACGTGCCGCACGGCGCGCCCGGCGTCCGGGCCGTGGACGGCAACCGCGCCGCTCTGACCCTGCTGATCGTGCAGAACGTGGTCGCCGCCCTGGGAGTGGGGCTGGACGTGCCCGCCGGCGGCAGAACGGTGCATGTGGGCCTGAACCTGCCGCTGGGGAGCGCGCTGCTGCTGTCCTTCGCGGTGCTGGCGGTGGTGGCCTTCACGGCCTTCCGCCCGGCCATGCGGGCGCTGATGCACGACACCCGCTGGCGCACCCCGCCGTCGTGGGGGCTGGCCCTGGCCGCGTTCGTGCTGGCCTTTCTCGTGTCTCGGGCCTTCGCGCTGGCGTACGTGAGCTTCTTCCCGGATTCGGTCAGTGCCGTGCCGCAGTTCCTCACGACCGGCCCCTCGCTGGTACCCATGCTGCTCGCGGCGGGCGTGCTGGTCCCGCTGGCCGAGGAGGTCGCCTTCCGCGGCCTGATGCTGCGCGGCCAGGAACGCGCTGCCGGGTTCACGGTCGCCGCGCTGGCGACCACGGCCGCGTTCGCCGTGGCGCACGGCGTGCCGGCCAGCGTGGCGGGGATCTTGCCGCTGGCATACGTGCTGGCGCGGCTGGTGCAGCACACCGGCAGCGTGTGGAACTCGGTGATCGTGCACGCGCTGAACAACACGCTCTCGGTCGGGCTGGGGTCGTTCCTGGCCGGCAAGAACCTGGGTGACGCCACCCAGGCGGGCGCGGTGCTGGGCAGCTCCTCGCTGAAAGTCCCGCTGGCGATCGGCTCGCTGCTGTTCGGGGTGGTCGTCCTCGTCGTGCTGCACCTGTGGCTCACGCCCCGCTCAGACCCCCAGGAACGCTCGGCGCCGGGCCCGTGGCTGAGCGGCGCGTACGTGGTGATCGTGCTGTTCGGCGTGGGCGCCATGCTCGCTACCTTCCCGGCCGTCACGCAGCTGTTCGGCTCGCTGCGCGGCGCGACGCCCTGA
- a CDS encoding GNAT family N-acetyltransferase, which produces MPTIRPACESDRDALYTICLETGDSGEDATGLYADPLILGHVYAGPYLSHAPDYAFVLEDEQGVGGYVIGAPDSRAFEATLEREWWPALRAQYPDPAGIPRAERTPDQRIMAIIHDRTRRIGDVADAYPAHLHIDLLPRMQGGGNGRALMERLFAALRDAGVPGVHLGVGERNVRAQGFYRHLGFRELERQGGGITLGLTL; this is translated from the coding sequence ATGCCCACCATCCGCCCCGCCTGCGAGTCCGACCGGGACGCCCTGTACACCATCTGTCTGGAGACCGGCGACAGCGGCGAGGACGCCACCGGCCTGTACGCCGATCCCCTGATCCTGGGCCACGTGTACGCCGGCCCGTACCTGTCGCACGCCCCGGACTACGCCTTCGTGCTGGAAGACGAGCAGGGCGTGGGCGGCTACGTGATCGGTGCGCCGGACTCGCGCGCCTTCGAGGCCACGCTGGAACGCGAGTGGTGGCCGGCCCTGCGCGCCCAGTACCCGGATCCGGCCGGAATTCCCCGCGCCGAGCGCACGCCGGACCAGCGGATCATGGCGATCATCCACGACCGCACCCGCCGGATCGGGGATGTGGCCGACGCGTACCCCGCGCACCTGCACATCGACCTGCTGCCCCGCATGCAGGGCGGCGGCAATGGCCGGGCGCTGATGGAGCGGCTGTTCGCGGCGCTGCGGGACGCGGGCGTGCCCGGCGTGCACCTCGGCGTGGGCGAACGCAATGTCCGCGCGCAGGGCTTCTACCGTCACCTGGGTTTCCGGGAACTGGAACGCCAGGGCGGCGGCATCACCCTGGGCCTGACGCTCTGA
- the ruvA gene encoding Holliday junction branch migration protein RuvA, protein MIAYLSGVVREVREASAVVVTGGVGYEVQCPAGTLAKLAVGQPAELNTRFVVREDAQLLFGFLDADSVRLFDLLTGVSGVGPKLALALLSAIPVSALAQGLLSGDVKLLSSVSGVGKKTAERLVLELQNKVPEHLAAPATGSGGRAAPVATTAGRDAVDALLALGFREAQVRAAVAELLASDPAQSADALIRRALGRLR, encoded by the coding sequence ATGATTGCCTACCTGTCCGGCGTGGTGCGTGAGGTGCGCGAGGCGAGCGCCGTGGTCGTCACGGGCGGCGTGGGCTACGAGGTGCAGTGCCCGGCCGGCACGCTGGCGAAACTCGCGGTGGGCCAGCCGGCCGAACTGAACACCCGCTTCGTCGTGCGCGAGGACGCGCAGCTGCTGTTCGGCTTCCTGGACGCCGACAGCGTGCGGCTGTTCGACCTGCTGACCGGCGTGAGCGGCGTCGGCCCCAAGCTGGCGCTGGCGCTGCTGTCGGCCATACCGGTCTCGGCGCTCGCGCAGGGCCTGCTCTCCGGCGACGTCAAGCTGCTGTCCAGCGTCAGCGGCGTGGGCAAGAAGACCGCCGAGCGGCTGGTGCTGGAACTCCAGAACAAGGTGCCGGAGCATCTGGCCGCGCCCGCCACCGGCAGCGGGGGCCGCGCCGCGCCGGTCGCCACCACCGCTGGGCGCGACGCGGTGGACGCGCTGCTGGCCCTGGGCTTCCGGGAGGCGCAGGTGCGGGCGGCGGTGGCCGAACTGCTGGCCTCCGACCCCGCGCAGTCCGCCGACGCGCTGATCCGCCGGGCGCTGGGCCGCCTGCGCTAG
- a CDS encoding threonine aldolase family protein produces MSASVIADLRSDTVTRPTPAMREAMAQAVVGDDVYGEDPTVNELQAEVARLTGHEAGLFMPSGSMTNQVGIAVHTRRGEEVVCAEGSHIYEWELGMMAAFSGVVPRFVPAPLGVPAPQDVRAAVRHSVHQSPTGLISLENTHNKAGGTVIPLEVLAQIRAVADDEGLPLHLDGARVFNAAAALGVPLSAITRHFHTVSVCLSKGLGAPVGSVLVGSATLMKEAHRYRKMLGGGMRQAGILAAAGLVALRDGPGWLADDHRRARTLAEALVGAGYDVNLAAVQTNIIYATIPDAAARSAAWAERGVLANALGPDSVRFVLHHQIGDDALDGAIRVLTA; encoded by the coding sequence ATGTCTGCTTCCGTGATCGCTGATCTGCGCTCCGACACCGTCACCCGGCCCACCCCGGCCATGCGCGAGGCCATGGCCCAGGCCGTGGTGGGCGACGACGTGTACGGCGAGGATCCCACCGTGAACGAACTCCAGGCCGAGGTCGCCCGCCTGACCGGCCACGAGGCGGGCCTGTTCATGCCGTCGGGTTCCATGACCAATCAGGTGGGCATCGCCGTGCACACCCGCCGGGGCGAGGAGGTCGTGTGCGCCGAGGGCAGCCACATCTACGAGTGGGAGCTGGGCATGATGGCGGCGTTCTCCGGCGTGGTGCCGCGCTTCGTGCCCGCGCCGCTGGGCGTGCCCGCCCCGCAGGACGTCCGGGCCGCCGTGCGCCACTCGGTGCACCAGTCGCCCACCGGGCTGATCAGCCTGGAGAACACGCACAACAAGGCGGGCGGCACCGTGATCCCGCTGGAGGTGCTGGCGCAGATCCGCGCCGTGGCCGACGACGAGGGCCTGCCCCTGCACCTCGACGGCGCGCGGGTCTTCAACGCCGCCGCCGCGCTGGGTGTGCCCCTGTCGGCGATCACCCGGCACTTCCACACCGTCAGCGTGTGCCTCAGCAAGGGCCTGGGCGCTCCGGTCGGCAGCGTGCTGGTGGGCAGCGCGACGCTCATGAAGGAGGCGCACCGCTACCGCAAGATGCTGGGCGGCGGCATGCGTCAGGCGGGCATCCTGGCCGCCGCCGGCCTGGTCGCGCTGCGTGACGGCCCCGGGTGGCTTGCGGACGACCACCGCCGCGCCCGCACGCTCGCGGAGGCGCTGGTGGGCGCCGGGTACGACGTGAACCTCGCGGCCGTGCAGACGAACATCATCTATGCCACCATCCCGGACGCGGCCGCGCGCAGCGCCGCGTGGGCCGAGCGGGGCGTACTCGCCAACGCGCTGGGGCCGGACTCGGTGCGCTTCGTGCTGCACCACCAGATCGGCGACGACGCCCTGGACGGCGCGATCCGCGTGCTGACCGCCTGA
- a CDS encoding DUF456 domain-containing protein, with amino-acid sequence MTLPFLIFLLAWIVGMIGTFVPAMPATLIIFLGTVAATLLDGFQAWPDIPFLLTFAVITVLIMSVDNVASAWGARRYGGSRQAMWGALIGGIVGLLPVIPFGLIVGPLAGAFLAELLVVGKSVQDSLRSAWGTLIGLLAGIAAKVVLHTLVGVYELWRLWDPAHSLLK; translated from the coding sequence ATGACCCTCCCCTTCCTGATCTTCCTGCTCGCGTGGATCGTCGGCATGATCGGCACCTTCGTGCCCGCCATGCCCGCCACCCTGATCATCTTCCTGGGCACCGTGGCCGCCACGCTGCTCGACGGCTTCCAGGCGTGGCCGGACATTCCATTCCTGCTGACCTTCGCGGTGATCACGGTGCTGATCATGAGCGTGGACAATGTCGCGTCCGCGTGGGGCGCGCGGCGCTACGGGGGGAGCCGGCAGGCGATGTGGGGCGCACTGATCGGCGGCATCGTGGGCCTGCTTCCGGTGATTCCCTTCGGCCTGATCGTGGGGCCGCTCGCCGGGGCCTTCCTGGCGGAACTGCTGGTGGTGGGCAAGTCCGTGCAGGACTCGCTGCGCTCGGCGTGGGGCACGCTGATCGGCCTGCTGGCGGGCATCGCCGCGAAGGTCGTGCTGCACACGCTGGTCGGCGTGTACGAACTGTGGCGGCTGTGGGATCCCGCGCACAGCCTCCTGAAGTAG
- a CDS encoding YkvA family protein yields the protein MLERLKGLARTLKADLHALALAARDPRTPWTARVVAVLVLAYALSPIDLIPDFVPVLGYLDDLLLVPAGLWLALRLIPPDVLADARAHAAAQPARLPSSALGLAFMLLVYAALIAVLVSWWLRRTHAAG from the coding sequence GTGCTGGAGCGCCTGAAGGGCCTGGCGCGCACGCTGAAGGCCGACCTGCACGCCCTGGCGCTCGCCGCCCGCGATCCGCGCACGCCGTGGACGGCCCGCGTGGTGGCCGTGCTGGTGCTCGCGTACGCGCTGAGTCCCATCGACCTGATTCCAGATTTCGTGCCGGTGCTGGGCTACCTGGACGACCTGCTGCTGGTGCCGGCCGGACTGTGGCTGGCCCTGCGCCTGATCCCGCCCGACGTGCTGGCCGACGCGCGTGCCCACGCGGCCGCGCAGCCCGCCCGGCTGCCGAGCAGCGCCCTCGGGCTGGCCTTCATGCTGCTGGTGTACGCCGCCCTGATCGCCGTGCTGGTCTCATGGTGGCTGCGCCGCACCCACGCCGCCGGGTAG
- the metG gene encoding methionine--tRNA ligase: MSDQTSDFFITTAIDYANGAPHIGHVYEKILGDAIARYQRLAGRDVTFVMGTDEHGEKISKAAAKAGVTPQELVDDLSERAFQGLWKRLEISQDHFIRTTEGRHKKFVQQILQRVYDNGDIYFDEYEGLYSVGAERYVTEKELVEGPDGVFRYPGDKDAPERRREANYFFRMGKYQDWLRTYLLDHPDLIQPAGYRNEVLEMLREPIGDLSISRPKSRVPWGIELPWDADHVTYVWFDALLSYLTPLVSQGADPATVSGRAWHVIGKDILKPHAVFWPTMLHAAGLPVYSRLVVHSHILAEDGRKMGKSLGNAIDPEQLVRSHPVDAVRYTILREASLSADSPYGEGILVARLNSDLANDLGNLLSRTVSMIQKYRGGVIPAAHDFADREREIEAAALALPGQILALVDDLKINMALEAAMNFVRDLNRYIAESAPWNLAKSEETQRRLDTVLYTAAEGLRVASVALEAVIPVKARELRAQLGLGGQTYALHGAWGLTPAGTKVLGGAILFPKPEATGEVPAPATPAPRKESPAVTPPAATPPAAPVASATPADTGPLISIDEFARIDLRVAEVVAAEAVAKADKLLKLTVKLGDETRTVVSGIRQWFEPEALVGRKVILVANLKPAKLRGIESQGMILAAEDDAGNLDLVGLTLDLPSGTKVR, from the coding sequence ATGAGCGACCAGACCAGCGACTTTTTCATCACCACCGCGATCGACTACGCCAACGGCGCCCCGCACATCGGGCACGTGTACGAGAAGATCCTGGGCGACGCCATCGCCCGCTACCAGCGCCTCGCCGGCCGCGACGTCACGTTTGTGATGGGCACCGACGAGCACGGCGAGAAGATCAGCAAGGCCGCCGCGAAAGCCGGCGTGACGCCCCAGGAACTCGTGGACGACCTCTCGGAGCGCGCGTTCCAGGGGCTGTGGAAGCGGCTGGAGATCAGCCAGGACCACTTCATCCGCACCACCGAAGGGCGCCACAAGAAGTTCGTCCAGCAGATCCTCCAGCGTGTGTACGATAACGGCGACATCTACTTCGACGAGTACGAGGGCCTGTACTCGGTGGGTGCCGAGCGCTACGTGACGGAAAAGGAACTCGTCGAGGGGCCGGACGGCGTGTTCCGCTACCCCGGCGACAAGGACGCCCCGGAACGGCGGCGCGAGGCGAACTACTTCTTCCGCATGGGGAAGTACCAGGACTGGCTGCGGACCTACCTGCTGGACCACCCGGACCTGATCCAGCCCGCCGGCTACCGCAACGAGGTGCTGGAGATGCTGCGCGAGCCCATCGGCGACCTCAGCATCAGCCGGCCCAAGTCGCGCGTGCCGTGGGGCATCGAGCTGCCGTGGGACGCGGACCACGTGACGTACGTGTGGTTCGACGCGCTGCTGAGTTACCTCACGCCGCTGGTCAGCCAGGGCGCCGACCCGGCCACGGTCAGCGGCCGGGCGTGGCACGTGATCGGCAAGGACATCCTCAAGCCGCACGCGGTGTTCTGGCCCACCATGCTGCATGCCGCCGGGCTGCCGGTGTACTCCCGCCTGGTCGTGCACAGCCACATCCTCGCGGAGGACGGCCGCAAGATGGGCAAGTCGCTGGGCAACGCCATCGACCCGGAACAGCTCGTGCGCAGCCACCCGGTAGACGCGGTCCGCTACACCATCCTGCGCGAGGCGTCCCTGAGCGCCGACAGCCCCTACGGCGAGGGCATCCTGGTCGCGCGGCTGAACAGTGACCTCGCCAACGACCTCGGGAACCTGCTGTCGCGGACCGTCAGCATGATCCAGAAATACCGCGGCGGCGTGATTCCCGCTGCGCACGACTTCGCGGACCGCGAACGCGAGATCGAGGCCGCCGCGCTCGCGCTGCCCGGCCAGATCCTGGCGCTGGTGGACGACCTGAAGATCAACATGGCCCTGGAGGCCGCCATGAACTTCGTGCGCGACCTCAACCGCTACATCGCGGAGAGCGCGCCGTGGAACCTGGCCAAGAGCGAGGAGACGCAGCGCCGCCTGGATACCGTGCTGTACACCGCTGCCGAGGGCCTGCGGGTCGCGTCGGTGGCGCTGGAGGCCGTGATTCCGGTCAAGGCGCGCGAACTGCGCGCGCAACTCGGCCTGGGCGGCCAGACCTACGCCCTGCACGGCGCGTGGGGCCTCACGCCCGCCGGCACGAAGGTGCTGGGCGGCGCGATCCTCTTCCCCAAACCCGAGGCGACCGGCGAGGTGCCGGCGCCCGCCACGCCCGCCCCCCGCAAGGAGAGCCCCGCCGTGACCCCACCCGCCGCCACGCCGCCTGCTGCCCCGGTCGCCAGCGCCACGCCCGCAGACACCGGGCCCCTGATTTCCATCGACGAGTTCGCCCGCATTGACCTGCGCGTCGCGGAGGTCGTCGCCGCGGAGGCTGTCGCCAAGGCGGACAAGCTGCTGAAACTCACCGTGAAGCTCGGGGACGAGACGCGCACGGTGGTGAGCGGCATCCGGCAGTGGTTCGAGCCGGAGGCGCTGGTGGGCCGCAAGGTCATTCTGGTCGCCAACCTGAAGCCCGCCAAGCTGCGCGGCATCGAGTCGCAGGGCATGATCCTCGCCGCCGAGGACGACGCCGGGAACCTCGACCTGGTGGGCCTGACGCTCGATCTCCCCAGCGGCACCAAGGTCCGGTGA
- a CDS encoding Type 1 glutamine amidotransferase-like domain-containing protein, translating into MKLLLTSAGIKNPSIHRALVDLLGKPVADATALCIPTAGYGHPHTNPTHAWRFISGRERDTPMCELGWKSVGVLELTALPSIGRERWVPWVEQADVLLVNGGDALYLHHWMQESGLAELLPTLRDTVWVGLSAGSMVMTPRIGREFMGWTPPSGSDDTLGVVDFSIFPHLNNPELPSNTLPAAERWAAALGSPAYAVDDETAFKVTDGTVEVISEGEWHRL; encoded by the coding sequence ATGAAACTGCTGCTCACGTCCGCAGGCATAAAGAACCCCAGCATCCACCGGGCCCTGGTCGATCTCCTGGGCAAGCCGGTCGCCGACGCCACCGCCCTGTGTATTCCCACGGCGGGGTACGGGCACCCGCACACGAACCCCACCCACGCGTGGCGGTTCATCAGCGGCCGGGAACGCGACACCCCCATGTGCGAACTGGGCTGGAAGTCCGTGGGCGTGCTGGAACTCACGGCGCTGCCCAGCATCGGCCGGGAGCGGTGGGTGCCGTGGGTCGAGCAGGCCGACGTCCTGCTGGTGAACGGCGGCGACGCCCTGTACCTGCACCACTGGATGCAGGAGTCCGGGCTGGCAGAACTCCTGCCGACGCTGCGCGACACGGTCTGGGTGGGCCTGAGTGCCGGGAGCATGGTGATGACCCCCCGGATCGGGCGGGAGTTCATGGGCTGGACGCCTCCCAGTGGCAGCGACGACACGCTCGGCGTGGTCGACTTCTCCATCTTCCCGCACCTGAACAACCCGGAGTTGCCGTCGAACACCCTGCCGGCCGCCGAGCGGTGGGCGGCCGCGCTGGGATCACCGGCCTACGCGGTCGACGACGAGACTGCCTTCAAGGTCACGGACGGGACGGTCGAGGTGATCTCCGAAGGGGAATGGCACCGGCTGTAG